One stretch of Ananas comosus cultivar F153 linkage group 6, ASM154086v1, whole genome shotgun sequence DNA includes these proteins:
- the LOC109711410 gene encoding uncharacterized protein LOC109711410 isoform X2, which translates to MEGVTEEERSGKDPPQSQCKGKRKPQRFKPSAEKRAKKFRTCAKCKKKGQNVRTCKEVAPGDAYFDVDVNESNSE; encoded by the exons ATGGAAGGAGTGACAGAGGAAGAGAGAAGTGGTAAG GACCCACCACAGTCACAGTGTAAAGGAAAGAGGAAACCACAAAGGTTTAAGCCTTCTGCGGAAAAGCGAGCTAAAAAGTTCAGAACATGTGCGAAATGCAAAAAGAAAGGTCAAAATGTTCGAACGTGTAAAGAG GTTGCGCCGGGAGATGCATACTTCGATGTAGATGTTAATGAAAGCAATAGCGAATAA
- the LOC109711410 gene encoding protein FAR1-RELATED SEQUENCE 9-like isoform X1 — protein sequence MRGGEVKLYSYDPIEVQARDIYTKRNFFEFKEQLRLISGHSLLELEKNSLYKTTAIHNPTMTYTVSVNRLAEKVSCNCKMFEFTGLLCSHILKVLHYIGIYSIPSHYILKRWTKNAQRRSFNIQSIQHEAMGDSMHAKAIRSNALSQQVQEIVHQGAKSFGSFELICQLIKRVVEEIVSYNQASNEIQGKEVEEFNVVPLTQTSDLDVAMKDPPQSQCKGKRKPQRFKPSAEKRAKKFRTCAKCKKKGQNVRTCKEVAPGDAYFDVDVNESNSE from the exons ATGAGAGGTGGTGAGGTGAAGCTTTATTCATATGATCCCATTGAAGTTCAAGCTCGTGATATTTATACAAAAAGAAATTTCTTTGAATTCAAGGAACAATTGAGATTGATCTCGGGACATTCATTGCTGGAACTAGAAAAGAATTCACTATATAAAACAACTGCAATACACAATCCTACAATGACTTATACTGTTAGCGTGAATCGATTAGCAGAAAAGGTGTCATGCAATTGCAAAATGTTCGAATTTACGGGCCTTTTATGCTCACACATATTAAAGGTACTGCATTATATTGGAATATATTCGATTCCTTCGCATTACATCTTGAAACGATGGACGAAAAATGCACAGAGGAGATCTTTCAACATTCAATCTATACAACATGAGGCAATGGGTGACTCCATGCATGCAAAGGCTATAAGGTCTAATGCACTTAGTCAACAAGTGCAAGAGATTGTCCATCAAGGTGCAAAATCATTTGGATCATTTGAGTTGATTTGtcaattaattaaaagagtTGTTGAGGAAATTGTCTCGTACAATCAAGCTTCTAATGAGATACAAGGCAAAGAAGTTGAAGAATTTAATGTAGTTCCACTTACACAAACAAGTGACCTTGATGTTGCTATGAAGGACCCACCACAGTCACAGTGTAAAGGAAAGAGGAAACCACAAAGGTTTAAGCCTTCTGCGGAAAAGCGAGCTAAAAAGTTCAGAACATGTGCGAAATGCAAAAAGAAAGGTCAAAATGTTCGAACGTGTAAAGAG GTTGCGCCGGGAGATGCATACTTCGATGTAGATGTTAATGAAAGCAATAGCGAATAA